A genome region from Bufo gargarizans isolate SCDJY-AF-19 chromosome 2, ASM1485885v1, whole genome shotgun sequence includes the following:
- the LOC122929414 gene encoding uncharacterized protein C8orf58 homolog has protein sequence MDPTSPCTGPAVPHYVQLPTTHGGSRGCMVVHKRFEKSESEDSGVELPPASPFGSESSYNLDESESLESSTPEYSESLDSPTAEDPGSPKKTTIENQDSLAQLEETLLLEQSARKKSGSFKMHPDNDIDAMECFFTQQRERDVSGVPHKLEQAILRSRRQRSTSRESIQSRTTRYSRQSVGSLKDQRRGKAFSYQTRSPTRQCQENKDQDPLILPGDGLRYLESLCQMLEQIAELQQKNQRLQQEKREAEGRRNNQVLFLDACVCGASRDSRDMDNDLTDNPRPKERTWEPTHYRKRSSSHAGMLLSMARPTDNGMREAHKIAPQYVSVPNLQEEKAQRLQRNCKAEASQWYKVKDMLSRLAGRGAGPLHGGRQTVEPPTSCRTQTLLEGNPQHPKRLFLPGLVIRPRNHGRQLH, from the exons ATGGATCCTACCTCACCTTGTACTGGCCCGGCCGTTCCCCATTATGTTCAATTACCGACTACCCATGGAGGAAGCAGAGGATGTATGGTTGTACATAAACGCTTCGAGAAATCAGAGTCAGAAGATTCTGGTGTGGAGTTACCACCCGCCTCTCCTTTTGGATCTGAGAGTAGCTACAATCTAGATGAATCAGAGAGTCTGGAAAGCTCCACCCCGGAGTATTCTGAGAGTTTGGATAGTCCCACCGCTGAGGATCCGGGAAGTCCCAAAAAGACTACCATTGAAAACCAAGATTCCTTAGCACAATTGGAGGAGACACTCTTATTGGAACAGTCAGCTCGTAAGAAGTCAGGGAGCTTTAAAATGCATCCAGACAATGATATAGATGCAATGGAATGTTTTTTCACCCAGCAACGGGAAAGAGACGTATCGGGTGTGCCCCATAAGCTGGAACAGGCCATCCTCAGGAGCAGGAGACAGAGGAGCACTAGCAGAGAGTCCATTCAGAGCAGAACAACAAGGTACAGCCGTCAGTCTGTGGGATCGCTGAAAGACCAACGTAGAGGAAAAGCCTTCTCCTACCAAACAAGAAGCCCAACACGTCAATGTCAGGAAAATAAG GACCAGGACCCACTGATTCTTCCAGGAGATGGTCTCCGCTACCTGGAAAGCCTATGTCAGATGTTAGAGCAAATTgcggagctgcagcagaagaatcAAAGACTTCAACAAGAGAAAAGGGAAGCAGAAGGAAGGCGGAACAACCAA GTGCTCTTTCTAGATGCCTGCGTATGTGGTGCCTCTCGTGACTCCAGGGATATGGATAATGACCTGACAGATAACCCCCGTCCCAAAGAGAGGACCTGGGAACCAACGCACTACAGGAAGAGATCAAGTTCTCATGCTGGGATGCTCCTCAGCATGGCCAGACCCACAg ACAATGGCATGAGAGAAGCACACAAAATAGCCCCGCAGTATGTAAGCGTACCAAACCTGCAAGAGGAGAAGGCACAGAGGCTACAACGGAACTGCAAA GCTGAAGCATCGCAGTGGTATAAAGTAAAGGATATGCTCTCTAGGCTCGCAGGGAGAGGTGCAGGACCACTTCATGGGGGCAGACAGAC